The following coding sequences are from one Sulfitobacter sp. HNIBRBA3233 window:
- a CDS encoding phenylacetate--CoA ligase family protein — protein MTTTTHYDDLETRSAAERAADIAERLPRQIARAQALAGYATSLADVSPARITSAEDLAALPVLRKSDLGEAQKRAAPFGGFTTKQAHEFTHVFQSPGPIYEPSSNDPDWWRMGRFLHGLGIGAGDIVHNCFGYHLTPAGMIFESGARAVGAAVLPAGTGQTELQVTAARDVGSTAYAGTPDYLKVILEKADEMGVTLGITRAAVGGGALFPSLRDWYTQRGITCLQCYATADLGNIAYESPAAEGMIVDEHVIVEIVTPGTGDPVPAGEVGEVVVTTLNPDYPLIRFATGDLSAVMEGQSPCGRTNLRIKGWMGRADQTTKIKGMFVRPEQVASLVSAHAGIDRARIIASREGERDVMTVVIETAGAEPDGFAASIQSHLKMKGDVRVVAPGSLPRDGLVIEDQRSYD, from the coding sequence GTGACGACGACAACACATTACGACGATCTGGAAACCCGCTCCGCCGCAGAGCGTGCAGCGGATATCGCCGAACGGCTGCCCCGACAGATCGCGCGGGCGCAGGCGCTTGCGGGCTATGCGACATCGCTTGCGGATGTCAGCCCGGCCCGGATCACCAGCGCAGAGGATCTGGCCGCGCTGCCCGTGCTTCGCAAATCCGATCTGGGAGAGGCGCAAAAGCGCGCGGCCCCCTTCGGTGGCTTCACCACGAAGCAGGCCCATGAATTCACCCATGTCTTCCAGTCGCCCGGCCCGATCTACGAGCCGTCGAGCAACGATCCGGACTGGTGGCGGATGGGCCGGTTCCTGCACGGGCTGGGCATTGGCGCGGGCGATATCGTTCACAACTGCTTTGGCTATCACCTGACACCGGCGGGGATGATTTTCGAAAGCGGCGCGCGGGCGGTGGGCGCTGCCGTGCTGCCCGCCGGCACGGGGCAGACCGAGCTTCAGGTCACGGCGGCACGGGACGTGGGGTCGACGGCCTATGCGGGAACGCCGGACTACCTGAAGGTTATCCTCGAGAAAGCCGATGAAATGGGCGTCACGCTCGGGATTACCCGCGCCGCCGTGGGGGGCGGGGCGCTGTTTCCGTCGCTGCGCGACTGGTACACCCAGCGCGGTATCACCTGTCTGCAATGCTATGCGACCGCCGATCTGGGCAACATCGCCTACGAATCCCCCGCCGCCGAGGGGATGATCGTGGATGAGCATGTGATCGTGGAGATCGTGACACCCGGCACCGGCGATCCGGTGCCTGCGGGCGAGGTGGGTGAAGTTGTCGTCACCACGCTGAACCCGGACTATCCGCTGATCCGCTTCGCCACAGGCGATCTGAGCGCCGTCATGGAGGGCCAAAGCCCCTGCGGGCGCACGAACCTGCGCATCAAGGGGTGGATGGGCCGTGCGGACCAGACCACGAAGATCAAGGGCATGTTCGTGCGCCCCGAGCAGGTTGCGTCCCTCGTGTCCGCCCACGCCGGTATCGACCGCGCGCGCATCATCGCCTCGCGCGAGGGAGAGCGCGATGTGATGACCGTGGTGATCGAAACCGCCGGCGCGGAACCGGATGGCTTTGCCGCGTCGATCCAGTCTCATCTGAAGATGAAAGGGGATGTGCGCGTCGTGGCCCCCGGCAGCCTGCCGCGCGACGGGTTGGTGATCGAGGACCAGCGCAGCTACGACTGA
- a CDS encoding ABC transporter permease, giving the protein MSLVSIRSARASRDGLRPLAGVALLVAALCALPMVAVVIAALTGGTDTVAHLAETVLWSYTRATLALVLLVAAGTFVIGVGTAWLVTMTRFPGKRFLEIALVIPLAFPAYVLAYAYTHILDHPGIVQSFLRDVTGWGPRDYWFPEIRSLGGAALMLVLVLYPYVYLLARAAFLQQSGSTFLAARALGSGATAAFFRVSLPLARPAIAGGVLLAVMETIADFGTVSYFSVQTFATGIYTSWFALADRAGAAQLALCLLSFALLLAMLERLQRGGAQYHEGARRTQAMAPAHLKGWRAMLAMIACALPVVLGAGLPIVVLVSMGIGSEQDLLSPRYIGFVRNSLTLAGVAALVTVGAAISVGFFQRLHRGRRARAAAYVARLGYAVPGGVIAVGLLVPFAAFDNALDAWMRATFDISTGLLVTGSIWLLVVAYMVRFLAAALGAYEGGQAMVHGNMDAASRSLGQGPLGTLRRVHLPILAPSLLTALLIVFVDVMKELPATLIMRPFNYDTLAVQAYRLANDERLEGAAVPSLVIVAMGLLPVILICRQVGRRG; this is encoded by the coding sequence ATGAGTCTGGTCTCCATACGTTCTGCGCGCGCAAGTCGCGACGGGCTGCGCCCCCTTGCGGGAGTGGCGCTGCTGGTTGCGGCGCTCTGCGCGCTGCCGATGGTGGCCGTGGTGATCGCGGCATTGACCGGCGGGACCGATACGGTCGCGCATCTGGCAGAGACGGTGCTGTGGTCCTACACCCGCGCGACGCTGGCGCTGGTGCTGCTGGTGGCGGCGGGCACTTTCGTCATCGGTGTGGGAACGGCGTGGCTGGTGACAATGACGCGCTTTCCGGGCAAGCGGTTTCTGGAGATCGCGCTGGTCATCCCGCTGGCGTTTCCGGCCTACGTTCTGGCCTATGCCTATACCCATATCCTGGACCACCCGGGCATTGTGCAAAGCTTTCTGCGGGATGTGACCGGCTGGGGGCCGCGCGACTACTGGTTCCCCGAAATCCGGTCGCTGGGTGGTGCGGCACTGATGCTGGTGCTGGTGCTTTATCCTTACGTCTACCTGCTGGCGCGGGCGGCCTTCCTGCAGCAGAGCGGGTCGACCTTTCTGGCGGCGCGCGCGCTGGGCTCCGGCGCGACCGCCGCGTTTTTCCGGGTCAGCCTGCCGCTGGCGCGTCCGGCGATTGCCGGGGGCGTGTTGCTGGCGGTGATGGAGACGATCGCGGATTTCGGCACGGTGTCCTATTTCAGCGTGCAGACCTTCGCGACCGGTATCTACACCAGCTGGTTCGCGCTGGCCGACCGCGCGGGGGCCGCGCAGCTGGCGCTTTGCCTGCTGAGCTTTGCGTTGCTTCTGGCCATGCTGGAACGGCTGCAACGCGGGGGGGCGCAGTACCACGAGGGCGCGCGCCGCACGCAGGCCATGGCCCCTGCCCATCTGAAGGGCTGGCGGGCGATGCTTGCGATGATCGCCTGCGCGCTGCCGGTGGTGCTGGGCGCGGGATTGCCGATCGTGGTGCTGGTGTCGATGGGGATCGGATCTGAACAGGACCTGCTGAGCCCGCGCTACATCGGTTTCGTACGCAATTCGCTGACCCTTGCGGGGGTCGCGGCGCTGGTCACGGTCGGCGCGGCGATTTCCGTTGGGTTTTTCCAGCGCCTGCACCGCGGCAGGCGGGCACGTGCGGCGGCCTATGTGGCGCGGCTGGGCTATGCCGTGCCGGGCGGGGTGATCGCGGTTGGCCTGCTGGTGCCTTTCGCGGCCTTCGACAATGCGCTGGATGCATGGATGCGGGCGACATTCGATATTTCGACCGGTCTGCTGGTGACCGGATCGATCTGGCTTCTCGTGGTGGCCTATATGGTGCGTTTCCTCGCGGCAGCGCTGGGCGCCTACGAGGGCGGGCAGGCGATGGTGCACGGGAACATGGATGCGGCATCGCGTTCGCTGGGGCAGGGCCCGCTGGGCACGCTGCGCCGCGTGCATCTGCCGATCCTCGCGCCGAGCCTTCTGACCGCGCTTCTGATCGTGTTTGTAGACGTGATGAAAGAGCTTCCCGCGACGCTGATTATGCGGCCCTTCAACTATGACACGCTGGCGGTTCAGGCCTACCGGCTGGCCAATGACGAGCGTCTGGAAGGTGCGGCTGTCCCGAGCCTTGTGATCGTGGCCATGGGGTTGCTGCCGGTGATCCTGATCTGCCGTCAGGTCGGGCGGCGCGGCTGA
- the yghU gene encoding glutathione-dependent disulfide-bond oxidoreductase, with product MAEYTPPKVWTWDAESGGKFASINRPIAGPTHDKELSVGKHPLQLYSLATPNGVKVTILLEELLALGHEGAEYDAWLINIGEGEQFGSGFVAVNPNSKIPALMDHSGDEPQRVFESGSIMLYLAEKFGAFLPADPGQRAEAMSWLFWQMGSAPYLGGGFGHFYAYAPEKFEYPINRFAMETKRQLDVLDRHLAENDYFAGEYSIADMAIWAWYGQLVLGRLYSAAEFLDVASYKNVLRWAEAIDARPAVSRGRMVNKAFGDDPSKQLLERHDASDFETRTQDKIAKD from the coding sequence ATGGCCGAATACACGCCCCCGAAAGTCTGGACATGGGACGCCGAAAGCGGCGGCAAGTTCGCGTCGATCAATCGCCCCATCGCGGGACCCACCCACGACAAGGAGCTTTCCGTCGGAAAACACCCGCTCCAGCTCTACTCCCTCGCGACCCCCAACGGGGTCAAGGTCACGATCCTGCTGGAAGAACTCCTCGCACTCGGCCACGAGGGCGCCGAATACGACGCGTGGCTGATCAACATCGGCGAAGGTGAACAGTTCGGCTCGGGCTTCGTCGCGGTCAACCCGAACTCCAAGATCCCGGCCCTGATGGACCACTCCGGTGACGAACCGCAGCGGGTTTTCGAAAGCGGATCGATCATGCTCTACCTCGCGGAAAAATTCGGCGCCTTCCTGCCCGCCGATCCCGGCCAGCGCGCCGAAGCGATGAGCTGGCTGTTCTGGCAGATGGGCTCGGCCCCCTATCTCGGCGGCGGTTTCGGACATTTCTACGCCTACGCACCCGAGAAATTCGAATACCCCATCAACCGCTTCGCAATGGAGACGAAGCGCCAGCTTGACGTGCTCGACCGCCATCTGGCCGAAAACGACTATTTCGCGGGCGAATATTCGATTGCCGACATGGCGATCTGGGCGTGGTACGGTCAACTGGTATTGGGCCGCCTCTACAGCGCCGCAGAGTTTCTGGATGTGGCAAGCTACAAGAACGTGCTGCGCTGGGCCGAAGCGATCGATGCGCGTCCGGCCGTCAGCCGGGGTCGCATGGTCAACAAGGCCTTCGGTGACGATCCGTCCAAACAGCTCCTCGAACGCCACGACGCGAGCGATTTCGAAACCAGGACCCAGGACAAGATTGCCAAGGACTGA
- the ykgO gene encoding type B 50S ribosomal protein L36: MKVRNSLRSLKNRHRDCRVVRRKGRVYVINKTQKRFKARQG, from the coding sequence ATGAAAGTTCGCAACTCGCTCCGCTCGCTCAAGAACCGGCACCGTGACTGCCGCGTTGTGCGCCGCAAGGGCCGCGTCTATGTGATCAACAAGACGCAAAAGCGTTTCAAGGCCCGCCAGGGTTGA
- a CDS encoding N-formylglutamate amidohydrolase: MTSAAYDILLPERALSCVVFASPHSGRDYGWSFLRKTVLNEHEIRSSEDAFVDQLFDCAPEYGAAFIRAGTPRAYVDLNRACDELDPALIEGVRRVGHNQRVASGLGVIPRVVANGRAIYRGKMTEAEAQERIDRIWKPYHERLQHLLSRAHDLHGQTVLVDCHSMPHEAMDGVARAGIRRPDVVLGDRFGAAASGEVVDRIEAAFSDAGFVVTRNAPFAGAYITQAYGKPAKGQHAVQVEIDRSLYMNEQLIRPNGDFEAVRAALRNVIRDVARIGQGRVPLAAE; the protein is encoded by the coding sequence ATGACATCAGCGGCCTACGATATCCTTTTGCCTGAACGCGCCCTGTCGTGCGTTGTTTTTGCCTCACCGCATTCGGGACGCGACTATGGCTGGTCCTTTTTGCGCAAAACCGTCCTGAACGAGCATGAAATCCGCTCGTCCGAGGACGCTTTTGTGGATCAGCTGTTCGATTGCGCCCCGGAATACGGTGCCGCGTTTATCCGTGCGGGCACGCCGCGCGCCTATGTTGATCTGAATCGGGCCTGCGACGAACTGGATCCCGCGCTAATCGAAGGGGTGCGGCGCGTGGGCCACAACCAGCGGGTCGCATCCGGTCTGGGGGTGATTCCGCGGGTCGTGGCGAACGGCCGTGCGATTTATCGCGGCAAGATGACGGAGGCCGAGGCGCAGGAGCGAATCGACCGGATCTGGAAACCCTACCACGAGCGGCTTCAGCATCTTCTGAGCCGCGCGCATGATCTGCACGGGCAGACCGTGCTGGTCGACTGCCATTCGATGCCCCACGAGGCGATGGATGGCGTCGCGCGCGCGGGCATCCGGCGGCCCGACGTGGTGCTGGGCGACCGGTTCGGGGCCGCGGCCAGCGGCGAGGTCGTGGACCGGATCGAGGCTGCCTTTTCGGACGCGGGTTTCGTCGTCACGCGGAACGCGCCGTTCGCGGGGGCCTATATCACGCAGGCCTACGGGAAACCTGCGAAGGGCCAGCACGCGGTTCAGGTCGAGATCGACCGCTCGCTTTATATGAACGAACAGCTGATCCGCCCGAACGGCGATTTCGAGGCCGTGCGCGCCGCTTTGCGCAATGTCATCCGCGATGTCGCGCGAATCGGGCAGGGCCGCGTGCCGCTCGCGGCGGAATAG
- a CDS encoding DNA polymerase IV: protein MPALCRNCLNQFDDAPRCPSCASPRITRHPELWNLGIAHMDCDAFYASVEKRDNPELEGKPVIIGGGRRGVVSTACYVARIRGVRSAMPMFQALKLCPEAVVIKPRMDVYVEASRAIRAMMEELTPAIEPLSLDEAFLDMTGTARLHGAPPAVMLAGLVRRMKTELGLTGSIGLSHNKFLAKVASDLDKPHGFSVIGQAETAAFLRDKPVRMIWGVGAAAQASLDKAGIRTFADLLRWEKTDLVARFGGMGDRLWHLARGQDNRRVSAHSPMKSISNETTFGEDTADADILDGHIWRMAEKVADRAKAKGLAGRVVTLKLKRADHSLISRRVALTDPTQLADRIYRTARGLFDQVGDRGPYRLLGCGLSDLSEAADADKLGDLLDPGAGQRSRAERATDAIRGKFGARAIVKGRALR, encoded by the coding sequence ATGCCAGCCCTTTGCCGCAATTGCCTGAACCAGTTCGACGACGCCCCACGGTGCCCGTCCTGTGCCAGCCCGCGCATCACGCGGCACCCCGAACTGTGGAACCTCGGCATCGCCCATATGGACTGCGACGCCTTCTATGCGTCCGTCGAAAAGCGCGACAACCCGGAACTCGAGGGCAAGCCGGTGATCATCGGCGGCGGGCGGCGCGGCGTTGTGTCGACCGCGTGCTATGTTGCGCGCATTCGCGGTGTGCGGTCAGCGATGCCGATGTTTCAGGCGTTGAAACTATGCCCTGAGGCGGTGGTGATCAAACCGCGCATGGACGTCTATGTCGAAGCCTCCCGCGCGATCCGCGCCATGATGGAAGAGCTGACACCCGCCATCGAACCCCTGTCTCTGGACGAGGCATTTCTGGACATGACCGGCACCGCGCGCCTTCACGGCGCGCCGCCTGCGGTGATGCTTGCGGGGCTGGTGCGGCGGATGAAAACCGAACTGGGGCTCACCGGCTCGATCGGCCTGAGCCATAACAAGTTCCTCGCCAAGGTCGCGTCCGACCTGGACAAACCGCACGGGTTTTCCGTGATCGGCCAGGCCGAAACAGCCGCCTTTCTGCGCGACAAGCCCGTGCGCATGATCTGGGGCGTGGGCGCGGCGGCGCAGGCGTCGCTCGACAAGGCGGGGATCCGCACCTTCGCGGATCTGCTGCGCTGGGAGAAAACCGATCTCGTTGCGCGATTCGGGGGCATGGGCGACCGCCTGTGGCACCTCGCCCGCGGGCAGGACAATCGGCGCGTGTCTGCCCACAGCCCGATGAAATCGATCTCGAACGAAACCACCTTTGGCGAGGACACGGCAGATGCCGACATCCTCGATGGCCATATCTGGCGGATGGCCGAAAAAGTCGCGGACCGCGCCAAGGCAAAGGGGCTCGCGGGCCGTGTCGTCACGCTCAAGCTCAAGCGCGCCGATCACTCGCTGATCAGCCGCCGCGTCGCGCTCACCGATCCGACGCAGCTCGCCGACCGGATCTACCGTACCGCGCGCGGCCTGTTCGATCAGGTCGGCGACCGTGGACCCTACCGTCTGCTGGGATGTGGCCTGTCGGATCTGAGCGAGGCGGCGGATGCCGACAAACTTGGCGATCTGCTCGATCCGGGCGCCGGGCAGCGCAGCCGCGCGGAACGCGCCACCGATGCGATTCGGGGAAAATTCGGCGCACGCGCCATCGTGAAGGGCCGCGCACTGCGCTGA
- the pyrF gene encoding orotidine-5'-phosphate decarboxylase — translation MTAPKDDRLIVALDVPNAVTGLHMAERIGPAVNFYKIGLGMLTGGGLALANELKQEHGKRIFLDMKLFDIGATVEAAVRGLAQFDLDFLTVHGDPHVVRAAKEGAAGSDLKILAVTILTSLDRADLDAGLIQPGNIADIVETRALRAFEAGADGVIASPQEAKMIRAHSAATGKLIVTPGVRPSGAALGDQKRVTTPAQAIENGADHIVVGRPIHQADNPASAAQAILDELDRRK, via the coding sequence ATGACCGCACCAAAAGACGACCGCCTGATCGTGGCGCTGGATGTTCCCAACGCCGTGACCGGACTTCACATGGCTGAGCGCATCGGACCCGCGGTCAATTTCTACAAAATCGGATTGGGGATGCTGACCGGTGGCGGGCTGGCGCTGGCGAACGAGCTCAAGCAAGAGCATGGCAAACGCATCTTTCTGGATATGAAGCTGTTCGATATCGGGGCGACTGTCGAAGCGGCTGTGCGCGGCCTTGCCCAGTTCGATCTCGATTTCCTGACGGTCCACGGCGATCCGCATGTGGTACGCGCCGCAAAGGAGGGCGCGGCAGGCAGCGATCTGAAAATTCTCGCGGTGACCATCCTCACATCCCTCGACCGTGCTGATCTGGACGCGGGGCTGATCCAGCCCGGCAATATAGCCGATATCGTCGAAACCCGTGCCCTGCGCGCGTTCGAGGCGGGGGCCGACGGTGTAATCGCCTCCCCGCAAGAGGCCAAAATGATCCGCGCGCACAGCGCAGCGACCGGCAAGCTGATCGTCACGCCCGGTGTACGCCCATCGGGCGCCGCACTCGGCGACCAAAAGCGCGTCACCACCCCCGCCCAAGCCATTGAAAACGGGGCAGACCACATCGTTGTCGGGCGCCCGATCCATCAGGCGGACAACCCTGCAAGCGCTGCGCAAGCGATTCTCGATGAGCTGGACCGCAGAAAATGA